Part of the Eshraghiella crossota genome is shown below.
ATTAAATTCTTTGAATTTCAATATAACAAGATTCTTTTGGAATTTAACTCCGGCAACATGAAGGTTAAGCATTTCCCTGCTGCTTTTTAAAATACATTCTTTCAGATTTTTAAATCTCATCGGATCATCCGTGGTGGGATATACTTTAACTTCCCCTGCAATTCCATGGGGCGATGTAATGACACCTACTCTTAATAAATCTTCCATTAATCCTCCGTGTTTATAACAAAAAGCTGCCCTTTGCGGACAGCTTAATATTTTACATTATATCAACGATAACTTTCTTATCTTCTTTTGTTGCAGCCGCCTTAACAACTGAACGTATCGACTTAGCAATTCTACCCTGTCTTCCGATTACTTTACCGATATCGGACTTAGCAACTTTTAGTTCAATAATAGTTGCTTTGTCTTTAACAGTTTCAGTAACTACTACTTCATCAGGATTGTCTACAAGCGCTTTTGCAATTACTTCAACTAATTCCTTCATCTGAAATACCTCCTTACACATAAAGAGTGTCTATTTATTTTTCGATTCCGGCAAGTTTGAAGATTTTGCCTACAACTTCAGTTGGCTGTGCACCATTTGCGAGCCATTTCTTTGCAAGTTCTTCATCTACATTGAATGTACTTGGATCTGTATTAGGATCATATGTTCCGATTTCTTCGATAAATCTTCCGTTTCTTGGTGATCTTGAATCAGCAACGATAATTCTATAAAAAGGATTCTTCTTCTGACCCATTCTTCTTAATCTGATTTTAACTGCCATTGTTATTAGCCTCCTAAAATAAATAAAATAATTAGTTTATATTAAAAAGGTAAGTTAAACCTGCCCTTTTTACCAAATTTGCCACCCATCATTCCAGGAAGCTGCTTCATCATCTTCTTCATCTGCTCCTGTTGTTTTACAAGTCGGTTGACTTCGGCTATATCAACGCCTGCACCTCTTGCAATTCTATTTTTTCGTGATGGATTTAAAAGCTTGGGATTAGCTCTTTCTGCGGGAGTCATTGAATAAATAATCGCTTCAACTCTCGCAATCTGCTTCTCATCTACGTTGTCCGCCGCATTCTTCATCTGGGAATTCATACCGGGCATCATATTAAGCATCTTTCCGATTCCGCCAAGTTTCTTGACCTGCTTAAAAGATTCAAGATAATCATTAAAATCGAACTCCGATTTCTTTAATTTTCTTTCCATCTCTTTAGCTTTTTCTTCGTCAAAATCCGCCTGTACTTTCTCAATAAGAGTAAGCACATCACCCATACCGAGTATTCTTGACGCCATTCTGTCGGGATAAAACTGTTCAAGATCCGAAAGTTTCTCTCCCATACCAATATATAAAATAGGTTTTCCGGTAACTGCCTTAATTGATAAAGCGGCACCGCCTCTGGTATCACCATCTAACTTAGTTAAAACAACACCATCAATGCCAATCTGTTCATTAAAAGTAGATGCTACATTAACCGCATCCTGACCTGTCATGGCATCCACAACAAGGATTGTCTGATGAACATTCACGGCTTCCTTAATCTCTTTAAGCTCATTCATCATATCTTCATCCACATGAAGACGTCCGGCTGTATCCAGAATAACAACATTATTGTTATTCTTCTGTGCATGAGCAAGTGCTGCCTTGGCTATATCAACAGGCTTATTGTTATCACCCATCTCAAACACAGGAACACCCTGCTTCTCACCATTAATCTGAAGCTGTTTGATTGCCGCCGGTCTGTAAACATCGCAGGCAACAAGTAAAGGTCTCTTTCCTTTCTCTTTAAGCTTACCTGCTATCTTAGCTGTTGTGGTTGTCTTACCAGCACCCTGTAAACCTGCCATCATAATGACAGTAGGTGCCGCACCCGGTACAAAAGAAATCTCTGTTGTTTCACTTCCCATAAGTGCAACCATTTCTTCATTAACAATCTTAATAACCATCTGTCCGGGCGTAAGACTTGACATAACATCCTGTCCCACTGCTCTTTCGGATACCGTATTTACGAACTGCTTAACAACCTTGAAGTTAACATCGGCCTCTAAAAGTGCCATCTTAACTTCCTTCATAGCTGTCTTAACATCATCAGCAGAAAGACGTCCCTTGCCTCTGAGCTTCTTAAATATATTCTGTAATTTTTCTGATAAACTGTCAAAAGCCATCAAAAAATCTCCTATAACTCATCTAATATTTTGTCTGTAATTGATACAATCTGAGTTGCCAGTTCCCTGTCTCTGCTGTCAGTAAGTTGCTTGGAAATTATATGAATCCTGTTAACATCTTCCTTAATTGTAAGAAACTTTTCCAAAAGATGTAGCTTATCCTCATATTCATTGAGTGCCCTGTCTGCACGCTTAATCATATCATACACTGCCTGTCTGCTGATATTGCGTTCTTCAGCTATTTCACTGAGTGACAGATTATCAAGAACATAGTTTTCAAAAACTTCCTTCTGATTATCCTTAAGCAGTTCACCATAAAAATCATAAAGCATTGCCTGCTCAAAAATTTTCTCCATAGTGTCTCCTTGCCTCAACTCACCTTAGCTATAATACATAAACTTCAGCTACCTGTCAAGTATTTTTTCTTTACAGAAAATTTGTTCTGATTATCAGAGTATTTTATCCATTTTTTCTGTTTCTCCAACAACCACTAAATGTTCGTCCGTTTTAAAAATATAATCTGCGGTAGGCATTATCATAGGAACGCCTTCCTTTTTAATACCGATAATGTTGGCACCATATTTTGTTCTGAAATTTACCTCTTTGATAGTTTTTCCTATACATTCCTCAAACGGTGTGATTTCATAAATTGAATTTTTCTTATCAAGTTCAATATAGTCAAAAATAAGTGAATTACTGTAGGATTTGGCAATTCTCTCAGCAACATCCCTTTCAGGATGGATTACACGGTCTGCACCATTTCTTAAAAGAAACTTCGCATGTAAATCCCTGACTGCCCTGCTTATTACAAGTTTGCCGCCAAGTTCTTTTACAAGACTTGTTATCTCCAGTGAATTCTGGAAATTATCTCCTACACAAATAAAACAGGCATCAAAATTGCTTACTCCAAGACTTTCAAGCACTTCCTTGTTGGTACAGTCGCCTATTTTGGCGGAAGTAACATACGGAAGCATATCGTCAACTCTCTCTTCCACATTATCTATTATCATTATTTCGCAATCGTACTTTGCCAGCTCCTGACAAAGATAATGTCCGAAATTGCCCATACCTATTATTAAAAATGATTTCATTTTATTATCCCTTTCTTATTAACCTACTGATATTTCTTCTTCCGGATAATATACCGGAGGGTCTTTTTTACCCTGTAAAAACGTAAGGGCAAAAGAAAGACTTCCTACCCTGCCGCAGAACATCAATACCATTATTATAATTCTTGCCGCACTGCTCAAATCCCTCGTAATGCCTGTTGTCATACCAACGGTTCCTATTGCTGAGAACACCTCAAACATTACATCTGAAAGTGACAGATCAGTTATTGCAAGAATCGTAAACAATGCAAAAATAGCAAGAAACATATTTAGGGTAAAAACTGTACTTGCCTTTTTAATGGCATCGTCTTCAAATCTTCTCTTAAATACTGCGGTCTTATGTCTGTCTGTTATTCCTGACCACAGGCTTACAACAAGTATAAAAATTGTTGTTGTCTTAATTCCGCCTGCAGTAGAACCCGGTGAACCTCCGATAAACATTAACACACAGGTAAGCAACTTTGATGCGGAAGTAAGGCTTCCCGTATCTACGCTGTTAAAACCTGCAGTTCTGGCTGTAGTTGCTGAAAAAAGCGACGCAAGTATACGTTCTCCCACATTCATACCTTTCATGGTGTTGTTATATTCGATTATATAAAACAGTAACGTTCCTGAAAGCAGTAAAAAAGCCGTGGTAACAAGTACGATTTTGGTATGGAGTCTGTATTTTTTGAAATGCAGACCATTAGTTGTAATATCATCCCATACAACAAAGCCGATACCACCGATGATAATTAATGAACAAATTACAACATTTACAACCACATCACCTGCATAATAAGTAAGGGATGAATAAGGTTCAAGTCTTCCCATCAGGTCAAAACCACCGTTACAAAATGCAGATATGGCATGAAAAATCCCATAATACATTCCTCTTACAAAACCGAAGTCAAAAGAAAATCTTATTCCAAGAATAAGTGCTCCCGTTCCTTCAACAATAAAAGTTCCTACAAGGATTTTTTTTGCAAGTTTAATTATTCCACCGATTTTTACGCTATTAATGCTTTCCTGCATAAGCCCTCTTGCCTTAAGACCTATCCTGTTTCGCAATAAAAGTGAAAAAGCAACACCTATCGTAATAAATCCAAGTCCGCCAATCTGAATTAATGTAATAATTACAAGCTGACCGAACAATGTCCAATGGGTAAACGTATCCACAACAACAAGCCCCGTTACACAAGTGGCACTTAATGCCGTGAACATACTGTCAAGAAAAGGGGTAACCGTATGGCTTCTTGAGGCAATCGGCGTCATTAAAAGCAATGTTCCAAGAAGTATTATCATTATAAACCCAAGACAAATAAATCTTGTCTGGGTTAATCTGTTTTTAGGTTTTAATTTTGGGTTCATGTCCCCTCCCCTTTGACTTAAAAGCTTGTCTGGACTGACTTTGGATCATATCCTGCTTTTTTAAGTGCTGCAATAATTTCGTTTTTGTGATCAATGCCAAATGCTTCAAGTGTAATTTTAAGTTCAACTGCCGCATTTCTGTTAATGCTGACAAACTGGTTATGTTCAAGCTTAATTACATTACCCTTTGCATCTGCTATGACCTTTGCTACTTTAAGTAATTCACCAGGCTTATCAGGCAAAAGAACGGATACAGAGAAAACTCTTCCTCTTTGTATAAGTCCATGCTGTACAACAGATGACATTGTAATGACATCCATATTACCACCGCTTATTATTGATACAACTTTCTTACCGCTTACATTGAGTTTCTTTAAAGCAGCTACTGAAAGAAGTCCTGAATTCTCGGCAATCATTTTATGATTTTCAACCATATCAAGGAATGCAACTATAAGTTCATCATCTTCTACTGTAATAATATCATCAATATTTTTTACAATATACGGAAAAATCTTTGAACCCGGTGTCTTAACGGCTGTTCCGTCTGCAATAGTACTTACGGAAGGCAGTGTTGTTACCTTGCCGTTTTTTATAGATACCTGCATACAGTTTGCATTGGCAGGTTCAACACCTATAACTTTAATGTTAGGATTAAGCATCTTTGCAAGTGTGGAAACACCTGTTGCAAGTCCGCCTCCTCCGATAGGCACAAGTATGTAATCCACTGTAGGAAGCTCTTTTATAATCTCCATTGCAATACTGCCCTGACCTGTAGCAACATCAAGATCATCAAAAGGATGGATAAAAGTATATCCATGTTCTTTGGCAAGTTTTAAAGCATACTCACATGCTTCATCATAAACATCACCATAAAGAACCACTTCCGCACCGTAGCTCTTTGTTCTGTTAATCTTAATAATAGGAGTAGATGTAGGCATAACTATTACTGCCTTGGCTCCATATATCTTCGCTGCATAAGCAACACCCTGAGCATGGTTGCCAGCTGATGCGGTTATAAGGCCTTTGTTTCTTTCTTCTTCGGATAATGTGCTTATTTTGTAATAAGCTCCTCTTACTTTATAGGCACCTGTATATTGAAGATTCTCAGGTTTAAAATAAACCTTATTGCCTGTCTGGCTGCTGAAATATTCACTGTATACGAGTCTTGTCTCAAGTGTTACTTCTTTAACACGTTCAGCAGCTTCTTCAAATTTTTCAAGAGTTAATTCGCTTGTCATTTTTCTTCTCCTTATTCTTCATCAGATATATCTTCTTTAGTTTCAAAAAGTGCATTGACAAATTCATCAGAATCGAATTTCTGCAAATCTTCAATCTGTTCGCCAACACCAATATACTTAACAGGTATATTATACTCCGACTGTATCGCAACTGCAATTCCTCCTTTTGCGGTTCCGTCCATTTTGGTAAGTATAATTCCTGATACATCACACACATCTTTAAATTCTTTTAATTGTGAAAGTGCATTCTGTCCTGTTGTTCCATCAAGAACAATAAGATTTTCCCTGTAAGCATCAGGGAATTCCCTTGTTATAATTTTATCAATTTTTCTTAGCTCATCCATAAGATTTTTCTTATTATGAAGTCGTCCTGCCGTATCACATATAAGCACATCGGCATTTCTTGATTTTGCTGCCTGAAGTGCATCGAAAACAACAGCCCCAGGATCTGAGCCTTCATTCTGGGCAATTATATCAACAGAAGCTCTTTTTGCCCATTCTTCAAGCTGTTCTATGGCAGCAGCCCTGAAAGTATCGGCAGCTGCAAGGATAACCTTTTTTCCCTGTTTTTTAAGACCTGCCGCAATTTTACCGATGGATGTGGTTTTACCTACGCCATTGACACCTATTACAAGAATTACGGAACGTCTGTTTTCAAATTCATAGGCATTCTCTCCGAGATCCATTTGTTCTTTAATAGAATCAATAAGAATATCTTTACATAACTGTGGGTCTTTAATCTTATCTTCCCTAACTTTCTGTCTGAGACCGTCTATAATCTTTTCGGTTGTCTCTACACCGATATCTCCCATTATAAGTGTCTCTTCCAGTTCCTCGTAAAAATCCTCGTCGATTTTACTGAAACCATGGAAAATCGAATTTAATCCTGATACGATATTATTTCTGGTCTTTGAAAGACCTGATACAAGTTTTTTAAAAAATCCCATAGGTCACCCCGCTAATTTTTATTTGTATTATCATCTAACTGATTTTCAATAAGGTCTACCGAAACAAGTGTGGACACACCTTTTTCCTGCATTGTAATACCATACAGTCTGTCTGCCGCAGCCATTGTACCTCTTCTATGGGTTATTACAATGAACTGGGTATTCTTTGTAAGCTTATGCAGATATTTAGCATACCTGTCTACATTGCTGTCATCAAGTGCCGCTTCTATTTCGTCAAGTAAGCAGAAAGGAGACGGTTTAAGATTCTGTATTGCAAATAAAAGGCATATTGCCGTAAGTGCTTTTTCACCACCCGACAACTGCATCATATTCTGCAGTTTCTTTCCCGGTGGCTGCGAAATGATGGTTATGGCTGCATCAAGTATATCCGCTTCAGGATCAAGTTCTATTGTGCCCTTTCCTCCGCCAAAAAGCTGTCTGAACACCTTATCAAATTCAATTTTAATCTCTTCAAACTTAGTTGTAAACTGTTCCCGCATATTTTTATCAAGTTCTTCAATTACAGTAATCAGTTTATCCCTTGCCGATACAAGGTCATCATGCTGGTTCTTTAAAAATTCATAGCGTTCCGCCACTTCTTTGTAATCTTCAATAGCATTAACATTTACGTCACCGAGTTTTCTGATTTCATTCTTTGTATCTGTAACAATCTTTTTAATCTCTGATGCATCTGACAATTCATCATCCTTCAGTTGTGTTGCTTCGCTTA
Proteins encoded:
- a CDS encoding KH domain-containing protein; this translates as MKELVEVIAKALVDNPDEVVVTETVKDKATIIELKVAKSDIGKVIGRQGRIAKSIRSVVKAAATKEDKKVIVDIM
- the rpsP gene encoding 30S ribosomal protein S16, whose product is MAVKIRLRRMGQKKNPFYRIIVADSRSPRNGRFIEEIGTYDPNTDPSTFNVDEELAKKWLANGAQPTEVVGKIFKLAGIEK
- the ffh gene encoding signal recognition particle protein encodes the protein MAFDSLSEKLQNIFKKLRGKGRLSADDVKTAMKEVKMALLEADVNFKVVKQFVNTVSERAVGQDVMSSLTPGQMVIKIVNEEMVALMGSETTEISFVPGAAPTVIMMAGLQGAGKTTTTAKIAGKLKEKGKRPLLVACDVYRPAAIKQLQINGEKQGVPVFEMGDNNKPVDIAKAALAHAQKNNNNVVILDTAGRLHVDEDMMNELKEIKEAVNVHQTILVVDAMTGQDAVNVASTFNEQIGIDGVVLTKLDGDTRGGAALSIKAVTGKPILYIGMGEKLSDLEQFYPDRMASRILGMGDVLTLIEKVQADFDEEKAKEMERKLKKSEFDFNDYLESFKQVKKLGGIGKMLNMMPGMNSQMKNAADNVDEKQIARVEAIIYSMTPAERANPKLLNPSRKNRIARGAGVDIAEVNRLVKQQEQMKKMMKQLPGMMGGKFGKKGRFNLPF
- the ylxM gene encoding YlxM family DNA-binding protein, with the protein product MEKIFEQAMLYDFYGELLKDNQKEVFENYVLDNLSLSEIAEERNISRQAVYDMIKRADRALNEYEDKLHLLEKFLTIKEDVNRIHIISKQLTDSRDRELATQIVSITDKILDEL
- a CDS encoding potassium channel family protein is translated as MKSFLIIGMGNFGHYLCQELAKYDCEIMIIDNVEERVDDMLPYVTSAKIGDCTNKEVLESLGVSNFDACFICVGDNFQNSLEITSLVKELGGKLVISRAVRDLHAKFLLRNGADRVIHPERDVAERIAKSYSNSLIFDYIELDKKNSIYEITPFEECIGKTIKEVNFRTKYGANIIGIKKEGVPMIMPTADYIFKTDEHLVVVGETEKMDKIL
- a CDS encoding TrkH family potassium uptake protein, encoding MNPKLKPKNRLTQTRFICLGFIMIILLGTLLLMTPIASRSHTVTPFLDSMFTALSATCVTGLVVVDTFTHWTLFGQLVIITLIQIGGLGFITIGVAFSLLLRNRIGLKARGLMQESINSVKIGGIIKLAKKILVGTFIVEGTGALILGIRFSFDFGFVRGMYYGIFHAISAFCNGGFDLMGRLEPYSSLTYYAGDVVVNVVICSLIIIGGIGFVVWDDITTNGLHFKKYRLHTKIVLVTTAFLLLSGTLLFYIIEYNNTMKGMNVGERILASLFSATTARTAGFNSVDTGSLTSASKLLTCVLMFIGGSPGSTAGGIKTTTIFILVVSLWSGITDRHKTAVFKRRFEDDAIKKASTVFTLNMFLAIFALFTILAITDLSLSDVMFEVFSAIGTVGMTTGITRDLSSAARIIIMVLMFCGRVGSLSFALTFLQGKKDPPVYYPEEEISVG
- the ilvA gene encoding threonine ammonia-lyase, with the translated sequence MTSELTLEKFEEAAERVKEVTLETRLVYSEYFSSQTGNKVYFKPENLQYTGAYKVRGAYYKISTLSEEERNKGLITASAGNHAQGVAYAAKIYGAKAVIVMPTSTPIIKINRTKSYGAEVVLYGDVYDEACEYALKLAKEHGYTFIHPFDDLDVATGQGSIAMEIIKELPTVDYILVPIGGGGLATGVSTLAKMLNPNIKVIGVEPANANCMQVSIKNGKVTTLPSVSTIADGTAVKTPGSKIFPYIVKNIDDIITVEDDELIVAFLDMVENHKMIAENSGLLSVAALKKLNVSGKKVVSIISGGNMDVITMSSVVQHGLIQRGRVFSVSVLLPDKPGELLKVAKVIADAKGNVIKLEHNQFVSINRNAAVELKITLEAFGIDHKNEIIAALKKAGYDPKSVQTSF
- the ftsY gene encoding signal recognition particle-docking protein FtsY; the protein is MGFFKKLVSGLSKTRNNIVSGLNSIFHGFSKIDEDFYEELEETLIMGDIGVETTEKIIDGLRQKVREDKIKDPQLCKDILIDSIKEQMDLGENAYEFENRRSVILVIGVNGVGKTTSIGKIAAGLKKQGKKVILAAADTFRAAAIEQLEEWAKRASVDIIAQNEGSDPGAVVFDALQAAKSRNADVLICDTAGRLHNKKNLMDELRKIDKIITREFPDAYRENLIVLDGTTGQNALSQLKEFKDVCDVSGIILTKMDGTAKGGIAVAIQSEYNIPVKYIGVGEQIEDLQKFDSDEFVNALFETKEDISDEE